In Listeria swaminathanii, a single window of DNA contains:
- the mgsA gene encoding methylglyoxal synthase yields the protein MHIALIAHDEKKDLMVGFATAYKHLLEPHQLYATGTTGLRIIEATGLTVHRFKSGPLGGDQQIGARISENKMDLVIFLRDPLTAQPHEPDVTALIRLCDVYEIPLATNIGTAEILIRGLGAGFLDWRDLRRNDE from the coding sequence ATGCATATCGCATTAATCGCGCACGATGAAAAAAAGGATTTGATGGTTGGATTTGCAACGGCATATAAACATTTGCTCGAACCGCATCAATTATATGCAACAGGGACAACGGGTTTACGAATCATCGAAGCAACAGGCTTGACGGTGCATCGTTTTAAATCAGGTCCGCTTGGTGGCGACCAACAAATCGGCGCGCGTATTTCTGAAAATAAAATGGACCTCGTTATTTTCTTACGCGATCCATTAACCGCTCAACCACATGAGCCAGACGTGACGGCGCTTATTCGATTATGCGATGTATACGAAATTCCTTTAGCAACAAATATTGGCACAGCAGAAATTTTAATTCGCGGATTAGGAGCAGGTTTCCTCGATTGGCGGGATTTAAGACGGAATGATGAATAA
- a CDS encoding YitT family protein: MLKTLRMKNICFIMLGTAIYAFGLVNFNIANNLGEGGLAGVTLFLLHFFQIDPAYSNLILNIPLFILGWRVLGNRSLIYTGIGTVSLSLFLWIFQRIPYTLDLHSDLLLVALFAGGFSGIGLGLVFRYGGTTGGSDIIAKLLNHTKGISMGRTLFAIDAIVLVASLSYLDVRQVMYTLVAVFIGSRVIDFVQEGAYAARGALIISKDNDAIASHVMLAMNRGVTVLEGRGGFSKNEQDVLYIVVAKNEIIQLKNIVQAIDPHAFVSVSVVHDVMGEGFTLDENKNPIY; the protein is encoded by the coding sequence ATGCTAAAAACACTTCGTATGAAAAATATTTGCTTTATTATGCTTGGTACAGCGATTTACGCATTTGGATTAGTTAACTTTAATATTGCTAATAATCTCGGGGAAGGCGGACTCGCAGGGGTCACTTTATTCCTACTGCACTTCTTCCAAATTGATCCAGCCTACTCTAACTTAATTTTGAATATCCCTTTATTTATCTTAGGGTGGCGCGTTCTCGGTAATCGTTCACTGATTTATACCGGAATTGGCACGGTGAGTTTGTCGCTGTTTTTATGGATTTTCCAGCGCATTCCTTATACGTTAGATTTGCATAGTGATTTGCTGCTCGTAGCGCTGTTTGCTGGTGGTTTTAGTGGCATTGGACTCGGCCTTGTGTTTCGCTACGGTGGGACAACTGGCGGCAGTGATATTATCGCTAAATTGCTTAATCATACGAAAGGAATTAGTATGGGACGCACGCTATTTGCGATTGATGCGATTGTTCTCGTTGCCTCCCTCTCTTATTTGGACGTTCGCCAAGTAATGTACACACTTGTCGCGGTGTTCATCGGTTCTCGGGTAATCGATTTTGTTCAAGAAGGAGCTTATGCGGCTCGTGGCGCACTGATTATTTCCAAAGATAATGATGCGATTGCTTCCCATGTAATGCTTGCGATGAACCGCGGTGTGACGGTGCTTGAAGGCCGTGGCGGTTTTTCGAAAAATGAACAAGACGTTCTTTATATTGTTGTTGCTAAAAATGAAATCATTCAATTAAAAAATATTGTGCAGGCGATTGATCCGCACGCTTTTGTTTCCGTTAGCGTCGTGCATGATGTGATGGGTGAAGGTTTCACACTTGATGAAAATAAAAATCCTATTTACTAA
- the dinG gene encoding ATP-dependent DNA helicase DinG, producing MKQRRYIVVDLETTGNQASREDRIIQFAACFVESGKRLETYSTFLNPEKPIPAFIQELTGISPKDVKNAPLFEDVAPIIANLLEDTIFVAHNVSFDWTFLEREMTRAGISLGKMKKLDTVELARMMYPGIDSYKLQDLSDEFNLGHDKPHRADSDAEVTADLLLLLLDKLENLPLPVIRQMTTISGSLKSYLPELLFEIEMRKERENKPLDPAFVEHRGLVIRKKEVERPTYSRADLLEFPETDEAKMALFKKAGAPLYARSGQFEMMNLVFQAMKSGKHALIEAGTGIGKSLGYFLPAIYQAKQAELPVVISTYTNLLQAQLFEKDVPLLTKLTGFKVKASLLKGRDHYLNLFKFEQLLQEVDTQYDVVVTKLKLLVWLTETTTGDIDEVNLSSGGELFWNRMKHTGWFLSEKHDPWLMHDFYKFNIKQAKNADLVIVNHALLLNDHFSGRETLPKYAFAVIDEAHHFADSARTQGSFVLSYRKLKYFLNQLGSLEKYSLLTRLAMAFPEADSLYDLDIAAMKLGEAIEEFFGLLKMQLNVARKNLQEVVLVENSEKDAWNDKVYYAAEKVLYLLQESEKNMETLLEQGKREENALGEAESAFLEEMYAFLLDWKNMVKQLEQMLHKKSPILTIYLQADKNHSISSIRLKAVLMEVEPTLGKEFFAKKESVIMTSATLTVKGKFDYLRKSLGLEEEQIVEKRIPSPFDYKENARVMIPDDMPPIKDTPIERYTAELAKYIRHIAVKTNGRMLVLFTASDMLQKTYYHMKNEKSLAEYVVLAQGVSAGSAARLTKQFQMFDKAILLGTTSFWEGIDIPGEDLSCLVIVRLPFAPMDDPYTKAQISLRKERGENAFQTYSLPEAVLRFKQGFGRLIRRESDRGIVFVFDNRVDTTKFGKAFLESIPSAPILKGKQADLLEEVSEFFKEG from the coding sequence ATGAAACAGAGACGCTATATAGTCGTCGATTTAGAAACAACAGGAAATCAAGCATCGCGCGAGGACCGGATTATCCAGTTTGCTGCTTGCTTTGTCGAATCAGGAAAACGGCTGGAAACATACTCCACCTTTTTAAATCCAGAAAAGCCAATTCCTGCTTTTATTCAAGAATTAACGGGAATTTCGCCAAAAGATGTGAAAAATGCGCCACTTTTTGAAGATGTAGCTCCGATTATCGCGAATTTACTAGAAGATACTATTTTTGTCGCGCATAATGTTTCGTTTGATTGGACTTTTTTAGAACGAGAAATGACGCGCGCGGGAATTTCACTCGGGAAAATGAAAAAATTAGATACCGTCGAATTAGCTAGAATGATGTATCCGGGAATCGATAGTTATAAATTGCAAGACTTATCGGATGAATTCAACCTTGGACACGATAAGCCACATCGCGCGGATAGTGATGCGGAAGTAACGGCAGACTTGTTACTACTATTATTGGACAAGCTAGAAAATTTACCATTACCAGTAATCCGTCAAATGACAACTATTTCGGGTAGTCTGAAAAGCTATCTTCCAGAGTTGTTATTCGAAATTGAAATGCGAAAAGAACGTGAAAACAAACCACTTGATCCAGCTTTTGTGGAACATCGCGGACTAGTAATTCGTAAAAAAGAAGTCGAAAGGCCCACTTATAGTAGAGCAGATTTACTGGAATTTCCGGAAACGGACGAAGCAAAGATGGCTTTATTTAAAAAAGCTGGAGCGCCACTTTACGCAAGAAGTGGTCAATTTGAAATGATGAACCTTGTTTTCCAAGCGATGAAGTCTGGAAAACATGCGTTGATTGAAGCTGGAACCGGAATTGGGAAGTCATTAGGATACTTTTTGCCAGCGATTTATCAAGCGAAACAAGCGGAATTACCAGTAGTTATTAGTACATATACGAATCTTCTTCAAGCGCAACTATTTGAAAAAGATGTGCCGCTTTTGACGAAATTAACAGGTTTTAAAGTGAAAGCAAGCCTACTTAAAGGGCGCGATCACTATTTGAATTTATTTAAATTTGAGCAGTTGTTACAAGAAGTTGATACGCAATATGATGTCGTTGTGACAAAATTGAAATTGCTCGTCTGGCTTACGGAAACAACGACCGGCGATATTGACGAAGTGAACTTATCCAGTGGCGGAGAACTATTTTGGAATCGAATGAAACACACAGGGTGGTTCTTATCTGAAAAACATGATCCGTGGCTCATGCATGATTTTTATAAATTCAACATTAAACAAGCGAAAAATGCCGACCTAGTTATTGTTAATCACGCTTTGCTATTGAATGACCATTTTTCCGGAAGAGAAACATTACCTAAGTACGCATTTGCTGTAATCGATGAAGCCCATCATTTTGCTGATAGCGCGAGAACTCAAGGCAGTTTTGTTCTTTCTTATCGAAAATTAAAATACTTTTTGAACCAATTAGGCTCATTAGAAAAGTATTCTTTGTTAACAAGATTAGCGATGGCCTTTCCAGAAGCGGATAGTTTATACGACTTAGATATTGCGGCAATGAAGTTAGGTGAAGCGATAGAAGAATTTTTCGGACTTTTAAAAATGCAGCTAAACGTCGCGCGTAAAAATTTGCAAGAAGTCGTCTTAGTAGAAAATAGTGAAAAAGATGCTTGGAATGACAAGGTTTATTACGCCGCGGAGAAAGTGTTGTATTTACTACAAGAGTCAGAAAAAAACATGGAAACTTTACTAGAGCAAGGCAAGCGAGAAGAAAATGCACTGGGCGAGGCAGAAAGCGCCTTTTTAGAAGAAATGTATGCCTTTTTACTCGATTGGAAAAATATGGTGAAGCAACTCGAGCAAATGTTGCATAAAAAATCACCTATCTTGACGATTTATTTGCAAGCTGACAAAAATCATTCTATCTCCAGTATTCGCTTGAAAGCAGTGCTAATGGAAGTGGAGCCAACACTTGGAAAAGAATTTTTCGCGAAAAAGGAAAGTGTGATTATGACATCCGCTACCTTAACCGTCAAAGGGAAATTCGATTATTTACGCAAAAGTCTTGGTTTAGAAGAAGAACAAATCGTGGAAAAACGGATTCCTTCGCCATTTGATTATAAAGAAAATGCCCGCGTGATGATTCCAGATGATATGCCGCCGATTAAAGATACACCAATCGAGCGCTATACCGCGGAACTCGCTAAGTACATTCGACATATCGCTGTCAAAACAAATGGACGCATGCTCGTGCTTTTCACCGCCTCAGATATGTTGCAAAAAACGTACTATCATATGAAAAATGAGAAATCATTAGCAGAATATGTTGTTTTAGCACAAGGGGTTTCAGCAGGAAGTGCAGCACGCCTAACAAAGCAATTCCAAATGTTCGACAAAGCGATTTTACTTGGGACGACTAGTTTTTGGGAAGGGATTGATATTCCTGGTGAGGACTTATCATGCCTTGTAATTGTTCGATTGCCGTTTGCACCGATGGATGATCCGTATACGAAAGCGCAAATATCGCTTCGAAAAGAACGCGGGGAAAATGCTTTCCAAACGTATTCGTTACCAGAAGCTGTACTGCGATTTAAACAGGGCTTTGGTCGATTAATTAGACGAGAATCCGACCGAGGAATTGTCTTTGTTTTTGACAACCGGGTGGATACGACCAAATTTGGGAAAGCCTTTTTGGAATCAATCCCAAGCGCCCCTATTTTAAAAGGAAAACAGGCTGATTTATTAGAAGAAGTGAGCGAATTCTTTAAGGAAGGTTAA
- a CDS encoding nucleotide pyrophosphohydrolase, giving the protein MAKTMAEIQKEVDDFIGGFEEGYFSPLAMMARITEETGELAREINHYYGEKPKKTSEPKKTVAEELGDCLFVLTCMANSLDIDMEQAHDTVMAKFKERDKDRWTKKEDKSK; this is encoded by the coding sequence ATGGCGAAAACAATGGCAGAAATACAAAAAGAAGTAGACGATTTCATTGGTGGATTCGAGGAAGGTTACTTTTCCCCACTCGCAATGATGGCGCGAATTACGGAAGAAACGGGAGAGTTAGCCAGAGAAATTAATCATTATTATGGTGAAAAACCGAAGAAAACAAGTGAACCAAAAAAAACCGTCGCAGAGGAACTTGGCGATTGCCTGTTTGTCCTTACGTGTATGGCCAATTCACTTGATATTGATATGGAACAAGCACACGACACGGTTATGGCGAAATTTAAAGAACGCGATAAAGACCGCTGGACGAAAAAGGAGGATAAATCAAAATGA
- a CDS encoding cell wall elongation regulator TseB-like domain-containing protein has protein sequence MYLCENENAYRRTSFGNLEIEMSEIILRNRKPKRKIGKWIAIILGIIIVLIVLAFLYFRTAEKPVTSAETEALDRISGQVDLKTTDQFYLYNGPKEVYYVLTGKNSENKNIIVWVPKKKSDKVYVKFASDGITEQQARDKVTKEKNPKKILHVNLGMEKETPIWEVAYLDKNDKLNYFDINFETGEWYREIENL, from the coding sequence ATGTATCTATGCGAAAATGAAAATGCATATCGCCGGACTAGTTTCGGTAATTTAGAAATAGAAATGAGCGAGATAATTTTGCGAAATAGAAAACCTAAGCGTAAGATTGGCAAATGGATAGCGATTATTCTCGGCATAATTATTGTGCTTATCGTGTTGGCTTTTCTGTACTTTAGAACGGCAGAAAAACCTGTAACCAGTGCAGAAACCGAAGCCTTAGATCGAATAAGCGGCCAAGTCGACTTAAAGACAACAGATCAATTTTATCTGTACAATGGTCCAAAAGAAGTGTATTACGTATTAACTGGCAAGAACAGTGAGAATAAGAATATCATCGTCTGGGTTCCGAAGAAGAAATCCGACAAAGTATATGTTAAGTTCGCATCTGATGGCATCACAGAACAGCAAGCACGCGACAAAGTAACCAAAGAAAAGAACCCAAAGAAAATTTTACATGTGAACTTAGGCATGGAAAAAGAAACACCGATTTGGGAAGTTGCCTACTTAGATAAGAATGACAAGCTAAACTACTTTGACATTAACTTTGAAACAGGTGAATGGTACAGAGAAATTGAAAACTTGTAA
- a CDS encoding biotin--[acetyl-CoA-carboxylase] ligase gives MKNNREKLLALFTESNGAYLSGQEIADSLGCSRTAVWKQMEALRKEGFEIEAVRNRGYRLSATAEQYTKDALLLGLETKFIGQHLEIHESVSSTQIIAHQQIETSPEGTVIVADEQTAGKGRLLRPWNSKKGEGIWMSVILKPQIPIQKVPQFTFIASLAITEAIENITGLEPKIKWPNDIYIGKRKICGVLTEMQAEAETIHAVIIGMGINVNQQEFPEEIKDKASSLKLELGETISRKALLQEILTSLEKYYELFLDKGFAPIKLLWETKAIPFGEKLTASTTKGKIHGQVKGISDEGVLLLQDSLGEVHSIYSADILLDNEK, from the coding sequence ATGAAGAATAATCGGGAAAAATTGCTTGCGTTATTTACAGAAAGTAATGGCGCTTATTTATCCGGGCAGGAAATCGCGGATAGCCTAGGCTGCTCGCGTACGGCCGTGTGGAAACAAATGGAGGCGCTTCGTAAAGAAGGTTTTGAAATCGAGGCAGTCAGAAATCGTGGTTACCGTTTATCAGCAACTGCAGAACAGTACACGAAAGACGCACTATTACTCGGTTTAGAAACAAAATTTATCGGTCAACATTTGGAAATACACGAATCGGTGAGCTCCACACAAATCATTGCCCACCAACAAATCGAAACAAGCCCAGAAGGAACCGTAATCGTGGCTGATGAGCAAACAGCTGGAAAAGGCCGTTTACTTCGCCCGTGGAATTCTAAAAAAGGGGAAGGCATTTGGATGAGCGTCATTTTAAAACCGCAAATTCCAATTCAAAAAGTACCGCAGTTCACTTTTATCGCCTCGCTCGCTATCACAGAGGCAATTGAAAATATCACCGGCCTCGAACCGAAAATCAAATGGCCCAATGACATTTATATCGGTAAACGAAAAATCTGTGGCGTATTAACAGAAATGCAAGCCGAAGCAGAAACCATTCACGCAGTTATTATTGGCATGGGCATTAACGTCAACCAACAGGAATTCCCAGAAGAAATCAAAGACAAAGCAAGTTCTCTTAAACTGGAATTAGGCGAAACAATATCAAGAAAAGCCTTGCTGCAAGAAATTCTTACGTCTTTAGAAAAATATTATGAACTTTTCCTAGATAAAGGATTTGCGCCAATAAAACTACTTTGGGAAACAAAAGCAATCCCATTTGGCGAAAAACTAACTGCCAGCACAACCAAAGGCAAAATTCATGGACAAGTAAAAGGTATTTCGGATGAAGGTGTCCTATTACTTCAAGATTCGCTAGGCGAGGTGCATTCGATTTATTCCGCAGATATTTTGCTGGATAATGAAAAATAA
- the panB gene encoding 3-methyl-2-oxobutanoate hydroxymethyltransferase, giving the protein MKRPVDFFAMKENGEKITMITAYDYPSAKNVEQAEADMILVGDSLGMVVLGYDSTVPVTINDMIHHTKAVKRGAADTFVVTDMPFMTYHGSVDETIQNARQIIQESGAHAVKLEGAGEVVNKIARLTEAGAPVVAHLGLTPQSVGLTGSYKVRAKSAQEAQELIDNALAVEAAGAIALVLEAIPRQLAEKVTKALSIPTIGIGAGVETDGQVLVYHDIIGYGISRRAKFVKAYADIDETIEPALASYVKEVKEQAFPEVKHSFTMAEEDLKGLYGRE; this is encoded by the coding sequence ATGAAAAGACCAGTAGACTTTTTTGCTATGAAGGAAAACGGAGAGAAAATCACGATGATTACCGCCTATGACTATCCTTCTGCTAAGAATGTAGAACAAGCAGAAGCAGATATGATTTTAGTCGGTGATTCACTTGGAATGGTAGTTTTAGGCTACGATTCAACCGTACCAGTAACAATAAACGACATGATTCATCATACAAAAGCCGTGAAGCGCGGGGCTGCGGATACGTTTGTTGTCACCGATATGCCGTTCATGACTTATCACGGTTCTGTCGATGAAACGATTCAAAATGCACGCCAAATCATCCAAGAAAGCGGCGCTCATGCTGTGAAGTTGGAAGGCGCAGGCGAAGTCGTTAACAAAATTGCACGTTTAACAGAAGCAGGGGCTCCAGTTGTTGCCCACCTCGGCTTAACGCCACAAAGTGTTGGCTTGACAGGAAGCTATAAAGTACGCGCTAAATCTGCCCAAGAAGCGCAAGAATTAATAGATAATGCACTCGCTGTAGAAGCGGCAGGAGCGATTGCACTTGTACTGGAAGCAATTCCACGTCAACTAGCAGAAAAAGTAACCAAAGCACTTTCTATCCCGACAATTGGTATTGGAGCTGGCGTTGAAACAGATGGACAAGTACTTGTTTATCACGATATTATTGGTTATGGTATCAGTCGCCGTGCCAAATTTGTGAAAGCTTATGCGGATATTGACGAAACAATCGAACCAGCACTTGCAAGCTATGTTAAAGAAGTTAAAGAACAAGCATTTCCAGAAGTAAAACATAGCTTTACGATGGCCGAAGAAGACTTAAAAGGCCTTTATGGAAGGGAATAG
- the panD gene encoding aspartate 1-decarboxylase — translation MFRTMMNGKIHRATVTEANLNYVGSITIDSAILEAVDMLPNEKVQIVNNNNGARIETYIIPGEPGSGVICLNGAAARHVQVGDVVIIMSYGMFTAEEAQTHEPKIVVLDEKNHIEMVLPEEKAHTTL, via the coding sequence ATGTTTAGAACAATGATGAATGGCAAAATTCACCGAGCGACTGTAACAGAAGCCAATCTGAATTATGTAGGAAGTATTACGATTGATTCGGCTATTTTAGAAGCGGTGGATATGCTTCCAAATGAAAAAGTGCAAATTGTAAATAATAATAATGGCGCAAGAATTGAAACATATATTATTCCAGGCGAGCCGGGTAGCGGAGTAATTTGTCTAAACGGGGCAGCAGCTAGACATGTCCAAGTAGGGGACGTAGTTATTATCATGAGCTACGGTATGTTTACTGCGGAAGAAGCACAAACACATGAACCAAAAATCGTCGTACTCGATGAAAAAAATCATATTGAAATGGTACTTCCAGAAGAAAAAGCGCATACGACTTTATAA
- a CDS encoding CCA tRNA nucleotidyltransferase produces MNDVFLKALPVLQKLTTAGFEAYFVGGSVRDYLLNRTISDVDIATSAFPEEVKEIFQATYDTGIAHGTVTVRENKECYEVTTFRTEGTYEDFRRPSEVTFIRSLEEDLQRRDFTMNAIAMDEHFDLHDPFSGQLAIQNKEIKAVGKASERFHEDALRMMRAVRFLSQLDFELDKETENALGSQIALLQHTSVERITVEWIKMIKGPAIKRAMDLLLQVEMETYLPGLKGEKVALTEFASWNWEKRTTEEAIWLGLVVAVKPTNVTAFLKAWKLPNKTIQLVNKAYQDALNTKEAWLTEELYHAGKAVFSLVNELNVIRGQANKQAALDQAYELLPIHSKKDLAISGADLLKWSGENAGPWVKETLDNVERAVLLNEINNEKNQLKRWLGYHEE; encoded by the coding sequence ATGAATGACGTTTTTCTAAAAGCGCTTCCTGTATTGCAAAAATTAACTACAGCGGGATTTGAAGCGTATTTTGTTGGCGGATCTGTCAGAGATTACTTGCTAAATAGAACGATTTCCGACGTAGATATTGCAACCAGTGCTTTTCCGGAAGAAGTAAAAGAAATTTTTCAAGCAACCTATGATACTGGGATTGCGCACGGAACAGTTACCGTTAGAGAAAATAAAGAATGTTATGAAGTGACCACTTTTCGAACAGAAGGAACGTATGAGGATTTCAGGCGTCCAAGCGAAGTCACCTTTATTCGCTCGCTAGAAGAAGATTTGCAGCGCCGTGACTTTACGATGAATGCGATTGCGATGGACGAACATTTCGATTTACACGATCCGTTTTCCGGACAATTAGCGATTCAAAACAAAGAAATTAAAGCAGTCGGTAAAGCCTCCGAACGTTTTCATGAAGATGCGCTCAGAATGATGCGCGCAGTTCGCTTTCTTAGTCAACTTGATTTCGAGCTTGATAAAGAAACGGAAAACGCCTTAGGAAGCCAAATTGCCTTATTGCAACATACTTCTGTAGAACGAATTACGGTCGAATGGATAAAAATGATCAAAGGTCCAGCTATAAAACGAGCGATGGACTTACTTTTACAAGTCGAAATGGAAACATATTTGCCAGGTTTAAAAGGAGAAAAAGTCGCGCTAACCGAATTTGCTAGCTGGAACTGGGAAAAACGGACAACCGAAGAGGCTATTTGGCTCGGACTTGTCGTTGCCGTAAAACCAACCAACGTTACCGCATTTTTAAAAGCGTGGAAATTACCAAATAAAACAATCCAATTAGTAAATAAAGCATACCAAGATGCCTTGAATACAAAAGAAGCGTGGCTGACAGAAGAATTATATCACGCTGGAAAAGCCGTTTTTTCGTTAGTGAATGAACTTAATGTCATTCGTGGTCAAGCAAATAAGCAAGCAGCACTCGACCAAGCATACGAATTACTGCCGATTCACTCCAAAAAAGACTTAGCCATTTCTGGAGCTGATTTACTAAAATGGTCCGGAGAAAACGCGGGTCCTTGGGTAAAGGAAACGCTCGATAATGTGGAGCGCGCGGTTCTTTTAAATGAAATTAACAATGAAAAAAATCAACTAAAAAGGTGGCTAGGCTATCATGAAGAATAA
- a CDS encoding thioredoxin family protein, with amino-acid sequence MKKILLLLALITVVVTLGACGDNKKETEEKANQTEKESSTFLNTITTKDFKQKMADKTTGFVYVGRPTCEDCQAFQPILKKELEKRQSEQNMAYYNTDKASEKSRDDMIALLKEMDIDSVPTMVYLKDGKVVSTYAATDEPEKLTKWMDKVSKEV; translated from the coding sequence ATGAAAAAAATTCTATTACTTTTAGCGCTAATTACCGTAGTTGTTACGCTCGGTGCATGTGGTGATAATAAAAAAGAAACCGAAGAGAAGGCGAACCAAACCGAGAAAGAAAGCTCGACCTTTTTAAATACAATTACGACCAAAGATTTCAAACAAAAAATGGCTGATAAAACAACTGGCTTTGTATACGTTGGACGACCAACATGCGAAGACTGCCAAGCGTTCCAACCCATCCTGAAGAAAGAACTTGAAAAAAGACAGTCAGAGCAAAACATGGCTTATTATAATACCGATAAAGCATCCGAAAAAAGCCGTGATGATATGATTGCCCTTTTAAAAGAGATGGATATTGATTCTGTCCCAACAATGGTCTATTTAAAAGATGGAAAAGTTGTATCAACCTATGCGGCGACCGACGAACCAGAAAAATTAACGAAATGGATGGATAAAGTGAGTAAAGAGGTCTAA
- the panC gene encoding pantoate--beta-alanine ligase — MLIIRTKQELREAILKQQQANKTIGFVPTMGFLHEGHMTLVSHARKENDFVVMSVFVNPTQFGPNEDFDAYPRDEAHDAKLAEEGGVDILFVPTVEEIYPTELATKLHVTKRVSVLDGAEREGHFDGVVTVLTKLFHLVSPDNAYFGQKDAQQVAVVSGLVEDYFFPVNLRIISTVREADGLAKSSRNVYLTETERREAPVIHAALQLGRELIESGETDEIKIVQVMTDKINEQTAHEKIAYLALYAYPEFTPVTDWSKGIIIAAAVKYSKARLIDNELINVKRR, encoded by the coding sequence ATGTTAATCATTCGAACTAAACAAGAACTAAGAGAAGCTATTTTAAAACAACAACAAGCGAATAAAACAATCGGTTTCGTGCCGACAATGGGTTTTTTACATGAAGGCCATATGACACTTGTTAGCCATGCGCGAAAAGAGAACGATTTTGTCGTTATGAGCGTATTTGTCAACCCAACTCAGTTCGGACCAAACGAAGATTTCGATGCTTATCCACGAGATGAAGCGCATGACGCAAAACTTGCGGAAGAAGGCGGCGTAGACATTTTATTTGTGCCTACCGTAGAAGAAATATATCCAACCGAATTAGCGACCAAACTACACGTTACGAAGCGCGTTTCGGTACTTGACGGCGCTGAGCGAGAAGGCCATTTTGACGGAGTGGTAACGGTTTTAACGAAACTATTTCATTTAGTAAGTCCGGATAATGCTTACTTTGGTCAAAAAGATGCCCAACAAGTAGCCGTAGTTTCTGGCTTGGTAGAAGATTACTTTTTCCCAGTGAACTTGCGAATTATTTCAACGGTAAGGGAAGCGGATGGACTCGCTAAAAGTTCGCGCAATGTCTACTTGACTGAAACCGAACGCAGAGAAGCACCAGTTATTCACGCAGCTTTACAACTAGGCCGAGAACTTATTGAATCTGGCGAAACAGATGAAATAAAAATTGTTCAAGTAATGACAGATAAAATCAACGAACAAACAGCGCACGAAAAAATTGCTTACTTGGCACTGTACGCTTATCCCGAATTCACACCAGTTACAGATTGGTCAAAAGGGATAATTATTGCAGCAGCAGTGAAGTACTCAAAAGCTCGTTTAATCGATAATGAATTAATAAATGTAAAGAGGCGGTAA
- the dapB gene encoding 4-hydroxy-tetrahydrodipicolinate reductase, with protein sequence MRVAVSGFKGRMGHEVVKTVLREADLELVAVLDHEPKEKNIREIAEFNALDVPVYGNLSEMLETVKPDCVVDFTTPKVGYSNMKTILEHGVRAVVGTTGFTPEQITELRAIAESKKIGALIAPNFAVGAVLMMQFAQKAAKYFPNVEIIELHHDNKLDAPSGTAVKTAEMMAENREFIKQGAADEVELIEGARGAEYEGMRIHSVRLPGLVAHQEVIFGAEGQGLTIRHDSYDRISFMSGVALSVRKTKELETLIYGLENILD encoded by the coding sequence ATGAGAGTAGCAGTATCTGGATTTAAAGGAAGAATGGGACACGAGGTTGTTAAAACTGTTTTAAGAGAAGCAGATTTGGAATTAGTGGCAGTACTTGACCACGAACCGAAAGAAAAAAATATCCGTGAAATCGCTGAGTTTAACGCATTAGATGTACCGGTTTATGGTAATTTAAGTGAGATGTTAGAAACAGTAAAACCGGATTGCGTTGTTGATTTTACGACACCTAAAGTTGGGTATAGTAACATGAAAACTATTTTAGAACACGGTGTACGCGCAGTCGTTGGTACAACAGGTTTTACACCAGAACAAATCACGGAACTAAGAGCAATTGCGGAATCGAAAAAAATCGGTGCGTTAATTGCGCCAAACTTTGCTGTAGGTGCGGTTTTAATGATGCAATTCGCACAAAAAGCAGCTAAATATTTTCCAAATGTTGAAATCATTGAATTACATCACGATAATAAATTAGATGCGCCAAGTGGTACAGCTGTAAAAACGGCAGAAATGATGGCGGAAAATCGTGAATTCATTAAACAAGGTGCAGCAGATGAAGTAGAACTCATTGAAGGTGCAAGAGGCGCAGAATATGAAGGCATGCGTATCCATAGTGTCCGTTTACCGGGACTTGTGGCACATCAAGAAGTGATTTTCGGGGCAGAAGGACAAGGATTAACGATTCGCCACGACTCTTATGACCGAATTTCCTTTATGTCTGGCGTAGCACTTTCTGTTCGCAAAACGAAAGAACTAGAAACACTTATTTATGGCTTAGAAAATATTTTAGACTAA